In bacterium YEK0313, one genomic interval encodes:
- a CDS encoding Tripartite tricarboxylate transporter family receptor, translating into MDRRHFLAMTGLVGAGTLIPAARPARAQAYPARPVTVLVPFAPGGTGDLSARVLADQARNRRNAPVAVDFRPGAGGTLGVTQIARTAPDGTMLGLYSVSPFGTLPHVQRVPYDAAKDFTYVVAHSYVPIALYVRTDSALKSWDDLVKYGRDNPGRLRWGTSGVRGAAHIAIEASFRKLGLRATFVPFTGGAEAMTALLGGHIEASVSSDYGPQLQAGQVRLLASTGTEPIAGQPDVPTFKTLDQPLAVEAIYGLVGPAGLPADAVAYWNDVARDMMETPDYRTYLDVVRGGKLLWDHAEFTTRAVETYRRLGEAMDSLGFRAR; encoded by the coding sequence ATGGACAGGCGGCATTTTCTCGCCATGACCGGCCTCGTCGGCGCCGGTACTCTCATTCCGGCCGCCCGGCCGGCACGCGCGCAGGCCTATCCGGCCCGGCCGGTGACCGTGCTCGTGCCCTTCGCGCCTGGTGGCACGGGCGATCTCTCCGCCCGGGTCTTGGCCGACCAGGCGCGCAACCGCCGCAACGCGCCTGTCGCCGTCGATTTCAGGCCGGGCGCCGGCGGCACGCTGGGTGTCACGCAGATCGCCCGCACGGCGCCGGACGGAACGATGCTCGGCCTCTATTCGGTAAGCCCGTTCGGCACGCTGCCGCATGTGCAGCGCGTGCCCTATGACGCGGCCAAGGACTTCACCTATGTCGTGGCTCATTCCTACGTGCCGATCGCGCTCTATGTCCGCACCGACAGCGCGCTGAAGAGCTGGGACGATCTCGTCAAGTACGGCAGGGACAATCCGGGGCGCCTGCGCTGGGGCACGTCGGGCGTCCGGGGCGCGGCGCATATCGCTATCGAAGCCTCGTTCCGCAAGCTCGGCCTGCGCGCCACCTTCGTGCCGTTCACCGGCGGCGCCGAGGCCATGACCGCCCTGCTCGGCGGCCATATCGAGGCCTCCGTCTCCTCGGACTACGGGCCGCAATTGCAGGCGGGGCAGGTGCGCCTGCTCGCCTCGACCGGCACCGAGCCGATCGCAGGCCAGCCCGATGTGCCGACCTTCAAGACCCTCGACCAGCCGCTCGCCGTCGAAGCGATCTACGGCCTCGTCGGCCCCGCCGGACTGCCGGCCGATGCCGTCGCCTATTGGAACGACGTCGCGCGCGACATGATGGAGACACCGGATTATCGCACCTATCTCGACGTGGTCCGCGGCGGCAAGCTCCTTTGGGATCATGCCGAATTCACCACCAGGGCGGTCGAGACCTATCGCAGGCTGGGCGAAGCGATGGACAGCCTCGGCTTCCGGGCCCGGTGA
- a CDS encoding putative peptidase, whose product MLRNPETRPATAAPCTAATRLLNADRLKTLMAKEGLDAVVATAPENVTYASGYWAMSQWLRRGPQTYVLLAGEDLAASTIIASTTLLDLIADQDIWIDRVRRFGYFQIDRIDGPLDALDRHQAELYGLADDKDPLDALCAAIREAGLERGRIGLDELGLLHGYWERLQEKLPHATLVPALQLFRSVRAVKTTEEIERLRRAAHMTERSIEAALGIAREGASECDLAEAFHGRTIAEGGYPVLGCIGFGTRSAMPNVQPSDAKLKRGEVIRFDVGGRYRHYRADIARIAVLGEPDAKVAAYYRALHVGTQKAIEMIRPGVRTADVFDVAVEAVRREGIPHYSRSHVGHGIGIDGYDPPDLAASSTAVVEEGMVLCVETPYYELGWCGLQVEDMVVVRADGCESLMSSDGRLMTAG is encoded by the coding sequence ATGTTGCGTAACCCCGAGACACGGCCGGCGACAGCCGCGCCCTGCACCGCCGCCACGCGGCTGCTCAACGCCGATCGCCTGAAAACCCTGATGGCGAAGGAAGGGCTTGACGCGGTCGTGGCGACCGCACCCGAGAATGTCACCTATGCCAGCGGCTACTGGGCCATGTCGCAATGGCTGCGGCGTGGACCCCAGACCTATGTGCTGCTCGCAGGCGAAGATCTCGCCGCCTCGACCATCATCGCCTCCACCACCCTGCTCGATCTCATTGCCGACCAGGACATCTGGATCGACCGCGTCCGGCGGTTCGGCTACTTCCAGATCGACCGGATCGACGGCCCGCTCGACGCGCTCGACCGGCATCAGGCCGAGCTCTACGGCCTTGCCGACGACAAGGATCCGCTCGATGCGCTGTGCGCAGCGATCCGCGAAGCGGGGCTGGAACGGGGCCGCATCGGGCTCGACGAGCTCGGCCTGCTGCATGGCTATTGGGAGCGGCTGCAGGAGAAGCTGCCGCATGCAACCCTGGTGCCGGCGCTGCAGCTGTTCCGATCGGTTCGGGCAGTGAAGACGACCGAGGAGATCGAACGGCTGAGGCGGGCCGCCCATATGACCGAGCGCTCGATCGAAGCCGCCCTGGGCATCGCCCGGGAGGGCGCCAGCGAGTGCGACCTGGCCGAGGCCTTTCATGGCCGCACCATCGCCGAGGGCGGCTACCCCGTGCTCGGCTGCATCGGCTTCGGCACCCGCAGCGCCATGCCGAATGTCCAGCCCTCGGATGCCAAGCTGAAGCGCGGCGAAGTAATCCGTTTCGACGTCGGCGGCCGCTACCGGCATTACCGCGCCGACATTGCGCGCATCGCCGTGCTCGGCGAGCCGGACGCGAAGGTCGCCGCCTATTATCGCGCGCTGCACGTCGGCACGCAGAAGGCGATCGAGATGATCCGGCCGGGCGTGCGCACCGCCGACGTCTTCGACGTCGCCGTCGAAGCCGTCCGGCGCGAGGGTATTCCGCACTACAGCCGGTCCCATGTCGGCCACGGCATCGGCATCGACGGCTATGATCCGCCGGATCTCGCCGCCTCGAGCACTGCCGTCGTCGAGGAAGGCATGGTCCTCTGTGTCGAGACGCCCTACTACGAGCTCGGCTGGTGCGGCCTGCAGGTCGAGGACATGGTGGTGGTGCGCGCCGACGGCTGCGAGAGCCTGATGAGCTCCGACGGCCGACTGATGACGGCCGGCTAG
- the kdgR_4 gene encoding Pectin degradation repressor protein KdgR, protein MATNQSLDRGLAILDLLDGEAQPMGIRDIARALDISPTIVQRLANTLAAAGYLEQMPETRRYRLGYRAVVLGGALRRDDHLLANAARELRSMADEHHLNGYLGALRDHRVVYIDSVQSSGPIAVRSMPGERAHAHSTAMGKILIAELAAAELARVVGPAPYPALTTHTLVTAEALDAELAEVRRRGFALSREENLVGVISVAAAIRNQSGRIAAALSVAFLASEHDSTGWPAITQLVLDAAHRCSRSLGHDGPPIQLTGENAHVA, encoded by the coding sequence ATGGCCACCAATCAATCCCTCGACCGCGGTCTCGCCATTCTCGATCTGCTCGATGGGGAAGCGCAGCCGATGGGCATCCGCGACATTGCGCGCGCGCTGGACATCAGCCCGACCATTGTCCAGCGCCTCGCCAACACGCTGGCGGCGGCCGGCTATCTGGAACAGATGCCGGAGACGCGGCGCTACCGGCTCGGCTATCGCGCCGTGGTGCTCGGTGGCGCCCTGCGGCGCGATGACCACCTGCTCGCCAATGCCGCGCGGGAACTGCGGAGCATGGCCGACGAGCATCATCTCAACGGCTATCTGGGGGCGCTGAGGGACCATCGCGTCGTCTATATCGACAGCGTGCAGAGCAGCGGGCCGATCGCCGTCCGGTCGATGCCCGGCGAACGTGCCCATGCGCACAGCACGGCCATGGGCAAGATCCTGATCGCCGAGCTCGCCGCCGCGGAGCTCGCACGCGTGGTCGGTCCCGCGCCCTATCCTGCCCTGACCACGCATACGCTGGTCACGGCCGAAGCTCTCGATGCCGAGCTTGCGGAGGTCCGCCGGCGCGGCTTCGCCCTGTCGCGCGAGGAGAACCTCGTCGGCGTGATCTCGGTTGCGGCTGCCATCCGCAATCAGTCCGGCCGCATCGCCGCTGCGCTCAGCGTCGCCTTTCTCGCAAGCGAGCACGACAGCACCGGCTGGCCAGCCATCACCCAGCTCGTGCTCGACGCAGCGCACCGCTGCTCCCGATCGCTCGGCCATGACGGGCCGCCCATCCAACTGACCGGAGAGAATGCCCATGTTGCGTAA
- the gst gene encoding Glutathione S-transferase GST-4.5: MESILFYGIPHGCSFGSIVALEWSNLPYRLARIDMLTKPAGYDRLYPTTQTPALLTEDGEMLGESLAVLNHIAARDLGKKLGFAQGTRSFDRVNEALAFLHTEVHGAFGPVWSTFKLAVDAATKDMLRAYGRDNVAHVLGKLDSRLAGRDWMVGEHRTVADAYLVGIVRWAEDLQLFRLERDYPNLHRLVARLEQDPAVIFAHAIEAGEPAVTSGRFLGHVAIEDLAQRHAA, from the coding sequence ATGGAATCCATACTCTTCTATGGCATACCCCACGGCTGCTCGTTCGGATCGATCGTCGCCCTGGAGTGGTCGAACCTGCCCTATCGCCTCGCCCGAATCGACATGCTGACAAAGCCCGCGGGCTACGACCGGCTCTATCCGACGACGCAGACGCCCGCTCTGCTCACCGAGGACGGCGAGATGCTTGGCGAGAGCCTCGCCGTCCTCAACCATATTGCCGCGCGCGACCTCGGGAAAAAGCTGGGTTTTGCCCAGGGCACGCGCAGCTTCGACCGCGTGAACGAAGCCCTCGCCTTTCTCCACACCGAGGTCCATGGCGCCTTCGGCCCGGTCTGGTCCACGTTCAAGCTCGCTGTCGACGCTGCCACGAAAGATATGTTGCGCGCCTATGGCCGTGACAATGTCGCCCATGTGCTCGGCAAACTCGACAGCCGCCTTGCCGGCCGCGACTGGATGGTCGGCGAGCACAGGACGGTGGCGGACGCCTATCTCGTCGGCATCGTCCGCTGGGCCGAGGACCTGCAGCTGTTCCGGCTCGAGCGCGACTATCCGAACCTCCATCGGCTCGTCGCCAGGCTCGAACAGGATCCTGCCGTGATCTTCGCCCACGCGATCGAAGCCGGGGAACCGGCGGTCACCTCCGGCCGGTTCCTCGGCCATGTCGCGATCGAGGACCTCGCACAACGCCACGCCGCCTGA
- the yybR_1 gene encoding putative HTH-type transcriptional regulator YybR: MKESLSSCPIEDAMRVLGGRWRSLVVYYLKDGPKRFSDLRRDMPKISQRMLTLDLRELEASGVVARTVYPEVPPRVDYRLTADGEALMPFIFALGDWWTGVVTRRNAGREAA, encoded by the coding sequence ATGAAGGAGAGTCTGTCGAGCTGCCCGATCGAGGACGCCATGCGTGTGCTCGGTGGCCGCTGGCGCAGCCTGGTGGTCTATTATCTCAAGGATGGGCCGAAGCGCTTCAGCGACCTGCGCCGGGACATGCCGAAGATCTCGCAACGCATGCTGACGCTGGACCTGCGCGAGCTGGAGGCGAGCGGCGTCGTTGCCCGTACCGTCTATCCCGAAGTGCCGCCGCGGGTCGACTACCGGCTGACCGCCGACGGCGAGGCGCTGATGCCGTTCATCTTTGCCCTTGGCGACTGGTGGACCGGTGTGGTCACGCGACGCAATGCCGGCCGCGAGGCCGCCTGA
- the ada_3 gene encoding Bifunctional transcriptional activator/DNA repair enzyme Ada, whose amino-acid sequence MSTETISVAKRARANPPAPSPIEQDPRWQAVLARDAGADGSFVYAVSTTGIYCRPSCPSRHAKPTHVSFYPDCETAGRAGFRPCRRCKPNERGLAGDQAAMVAELCRFIEAAEEEPRLDELARRARMSPFHLHRVFKAVTGLTPKAYAAAHRSQRVRAELVRPGTSVTSAIYGAGFNSNGRFYATANDVLGMTPSDYKAGGANAAIHFAVGECSLGSILVARSERGVCAILLGDNPDGLARDLQDQFPQARLIGGDPDFEDLVAKVVGFVEAPGLGLDLPLDVRGTAFQQRVWQALRDIPVGETVSYSELARRIGAPKAVRAVAQACAANHIAVAIPCHRVVRNDGALSGYRWGVERKRALIAKENAA is encoded by the coding sequence ATGTCGACTGAAACGATCTCCGTGGCGAAGCGGGCGCGGGCGAACCCTCCGGCGCCGTCGCCCATCGAGCAGGATCCGCGCTGGCAGGCGGTGCTGGCGCGCGACGCCGGCGCCGACGGCAGCTTCGTCTATGCCGTCTCGACCACCGGCATCTATTGCCGTCCGTCCTGCCCCTCGCGGCACGCCAAGCCGACGCATGTCAGCTTCTATCCGGATTGCGAGACGGCCGGTCGCGCCGGGTTCAGGCCGTGCCGGCGCTGCAAGCCCAACGAGCGGGGGCTTGCCGGCGATCAGGCCGCCATGGTGGCCGAGCTCTGCCGCTTCATCGAGGCGGCGGAGGAGGAGCCGCGGCTCGACGAGCTTGCCCGTCGGGCGCGCATGAGCCCGTTCCATCTGCACCGGGTGTTCAAGGCGGTGACCGGGCTGACCCCCAAGGCCTATGCGGCGGCCCATCGCTCGCAGCGCGTCAGGGCCGAGCTCGTCCGTCCGGGTACCTCGGTCACGTCGGCGATCTACGGGGCGGGCTTCAATTCCAATGGCCGGTTCTATGCGACCGCCAACGACGTGCTGGGCATGACGCCGTCCGACTACAAGGCCGGCGGCGCCAATGCCGCCATCCATTTCGCTGTCGGCGAATGTTCGCTGGGCTCGATCCTGGTCGCGCGCAGCGAGCGGGGGGTCTGCGCGATCCTGCTGGGCGACAATCCCGATGGGCTGGCGCGCGACCTGCAGGACCAGTTCCCGCAGGCGCGGCTGATCGGCGGCGATCCCGATTTCGAGGATCTGGTCGCCAAGGTCGTCGGTTTCGTCGAGGCGCCCGGGCTCGGGCTCGACCTGCCGCTCGACGTGCGCGGCACCGCGTTCCAGCAGCGGGTCTGGCAGGCGCTGCGCGACATCCCGGTCGGCGAGACGGTCAGCTATTCCGAGCTCGCCCGCCGCATCGGCGCGCCGAAGGCGGTGCGTGCGGTGGCGCAGGCCTGCGCTGCCAACCACATTGCCGTGGCGATACCCTGCCACCGCGTCGTCAGGAACGACGGCGCGCTGTCGGGCTATCGCTGGGGCGTCGAGCGCAAGCGCGCCCTGATCGCCAAGGAGAACGCCGCCTGA
- the dmsA_2 gene encoding Dimethyl sulfoxide reductase DmsA precursor, whose product METVRVVCAHDCPDMCSLVAQVENGRVIRVQGDPDQPYTAGFACAKVNRDAELVHSPDRLTTPLKRSGPKGSGQFTPISWDAALDEISSRWKTIIAESGPEALLGYAYSAHQGQMNRHIVNGLFHALGTSRLQAGTVCDTCCETAWDMTAGPVGSADPETVVDSDLVIAWGCDLMAVNVHFWAKVEAIRKNGVKVVVIDPRRSRTAASADWHLPIRIGTDAALAIGLVHILVRDQLVDRAYLEAHTIGFERWEREVVPRFTPAVTAGITGLPEADIEKLAAMYGAAKRSFLRIGEGMTRLARGGQALRAVACLPAVTGAYGRRGGGALLMTAASMDFQFGFVKKPSGPKTARQVNHSKLGEALLTMQDPPLRAILIAANNPAVTCPEANKVRAGLAREDLFVVVHDPFMTDTARYADIVLPATTYLETQDFYRGYGSYYMQFAPAAVAPQGEAWSNFRLAQALAARMGLTDRVFRMTEQEIVPEFFRGASGAVGKVDPAKVVGAGPIKVAPSEGQEFRTPSGKLEIYSEALAAQGVSPLPDWQPDAEELRDAARWPLRLLTAPSYFQPHTAYSGVAFLRKREGEPFCVLNPADAERRGLADGQKVRLYNERAAVGLRLKVGDEVAEGVILVPGQRPGTEAVEGTINMLCSDRLTDIGEGACYQSTFLDVEAWERPAASA is encoded by the coding sequence ATGGAAACGGTTCGAGTCGTCTGCGCCCATGATTGTCCTGACATGTGCTCGCTCGTGGCGCAGGTCGAAAATGGTCGCGTCATCCGCGTCCAGGGCGATCCGGACCAGCCCTACACGGCCGGATTTGCCTGCGCCAAGGTCAACCGCGACGCCGAGCTCGTCCATTCGCCCGATCGCCTGACGACGCCCCTCAAGAGGAGCGGACCGAAGGGATCGGGCCAGTTCACGCCGATCAGCTGGGACGCCGCGCTCGACGAGATCTCCAGCCGCTGGAAGACGATCATTGCCGAATCCGGCCCCGAGGCGCTGCTCGGCTATGCCTACAGCGCGCACCAGGGACAGATGAACCGCCATATCGTCAACGGCCTGTTCCACGCCCTAGGCACCAGCCGGCTGCAGGCCGGCACAGTGTGCGACACCTGCTGCGAAACCGCCTGGGACATGACCGCGGGCCCGGTCGGCAGCGCCGATCCGGAAACAGTGGTCGATTCCGACCTCGTCATCGCCTGGGGCTGTGACCTGATGGCGGTCAACGTCCATTTCTGGGCGAAGGTCGAGGCGATCCGCAAGAACGGCGTCAAGGTGGTGGTAATCGATCCCCGCCGCAGCCGCACCGCGGCAAGCGCCGACTGGCACCTGCCGATCCGCATCGGCACCGATGCCGCCCTCGCCATCGGCCTCGTCCACATCCTGGTGCGCGACCAGCTCGTCGACCGCGCCTATCTCGAGGCCCATACGATCGGCTTCGAGCGCTGGGAGCGCGAGGTTGTGCCGCGCTTCACGCCAGCGGTGACCGCCGGCATCACCGGCCTGCCGGAGGCCGACATCGAAAAGCTCGCGGCCATGTATGGCGCCGCCAAGCGCTCGTTCCTGCGCATCGGCGAAGGCATGACCCGCCTTGCCCGCGGCGGCCAGGCGCTGCGCGCCGTCGCCTGCCTGCCGGCAGTGACGGGCGCCTATGGCCGGCGCGGCGGCGGCGCCTTGCTGATGACCGCGGCCTCGATGGATTTCCAGTTCGGCTTCGTCAAGAAGCCCTCCGGCCCGAAGACCGCCCGCCAGGTCAATCATTCCAAGCTCGGCGAGGCTCTTCTGACCATGCAGGATCCGCCGCTGCGCGCCATCCTGATCGCCGCCAACAACCCTGCGGTCACCTGCCCGGAGGCCAACAAGGTGCGTGCTGGCCTCGCCCGCGAGGACCTGTTCGTCGTCGTGCACGATCCGTTCATGACCGATACGGCGCGTTATGCCGACATCGTGCTGCCGGCCACCACCTACCTGGAGACGCAGGACTTCTACCGCGGCTACGGCAGCTACTACATGCAGTTCGCCCCGGCCGCCGTCGCGCCTCAGGGCGAGGCCTGGTCGAACTTCCGCCTTGCCCAGGCCCTCGCCGCGCGCATGGGACTGACCGACCGCGTCTTCCGGATGACGGAACAGGAGATCGTCCCGGAGTTCTTCCGCGGCGCGTCCGGCGCGGTCGGCAAGGTCGATCCGGCCAAGGTGGTGGGCGCCGGGCCGATCAAGGTCGCCCCGTCCGAAGGGCAGGAGTTCCGCACGCCGTCGGGCAAGCTCGAGATCTATTCGGAAGCGCTCGCCGCCCAGGGCGTCTCGCCGCTGCCGGACTGGCAGCCGGACGCGGAGGAACTGCGCGACGCCGCGCGCTGGCCGCTGCGCCTGCTCACGGCCCCGTCCTACTTCCAGCCGCATACGGCCTATTCCGGCGTCGCCTTCCTGCGCAAGCGCGAGGGCGAGCCGTTCTGCGTCCTCAACCCCGCGGATGCCGAGAGGCGCGGCCTCGCGGACGGCCAGAAGGTGCGGCTCTACAACGAGCGTGCGGCGGTGGGCCTGAGGCTCAAGGTCGGTGACGAGGTGGCCGAGGGCGTCATCCTGGTGCCGGGTCAGCGGCCGGGCACGGAAGCGGTCGAAGGCACGATCAACATGCTGTGCTCCGACCGTCTGACGGATATCGGCGAAGGCGCCTGCTACCAGAGCACCTTCCTTGACGTCGAGGCCTGGGAACGGCCGGCCGCCAGCGCCTGA
- the gabR_1 gene encoding HTH-type transcriptional regulatory protein GabR, protein MDAPRTRSKWAEFLDLSVEPTSERPLFQQIYLMLRTAIVSGTLAPGSRLPSTRQLAARLDVSRTSVLTAYEQLIAEGYAAGHAGSGTYVSQDVPQAIAAVPPPETAPPRNARRKLSAAGERYLNLASDLSVVQHSAFGTGCCSIDAVTVEAWRRISAQEMRRFNPVNLGYAHPAGEYDLRNEVAQYLRAARAVQCSPEQVVILSGAQQAIDLSLRVLLDPGDEVWIEDPSYFATRAALVAAGARLVPVPVDGEGLAVQTGLARAQKARAAYVTPSHQFPTGSVMAMSRRLELITWAAQNGSWIIEDDYDSEFRYVGRPLASLQGLDRDGCVIYVGTLSKILFPGIRLGFAVLPHSLIPAFTAARFLADRQPPTPHQTIVAEFMRQGFLTSHIRRMRQRYRDARDVVVESIRRELGDLVEIEEPECGIQLVMHFRDAISDLAVAAEARRDGVVTKPVSPLYLEAPARSGLVLGYSGFDPHQLRSAAVRLARATLKVARDRHQG, encoded by the coding sequence ATGGACGCCCCCCGCACCCGATCGAAATGGGCCGAATTCCTCGATCTCTCGGTCGAGCCGACCAGCGAAAGGCCGTTGTTCCAGCAGATCTACCTGATGCTGCGCACGGCGATCGTGTCGGGAACGCTCGCGCCCGGCAGCCGCCTGCCCTCGACGCGTCAGCTGGCGGCGCGGCTCGACGTTTCCCGCACATCGGTGCTGACCGCCTATGAGCAGCTCATCGCCGAAGGCTATGCCGCGGGCCACGCCGGATCGGGCACTTACGTCTCTCAGGACGTGCCGCAGGCGATCGCCGCGGTGCCGCCGCCCGAAACGGCGCCGCCGCGGAATGCCCGGCGCAAGCTGTCGGCGGCCGGCGAGCGCTATCTCAACCTCGCCTCCGACCTGTCCGTGGTCCAGCATTCCGCCTTCGGCACGGGCTGCTGCTCGATCGACGCTGTGACGGTGGAGGCCTGGCGGCGGATCAGTGCCCAGGAAATGCGCCGGTTCAATCCGGTCAATCTGGGCTATGCCCATCCCGCCGGTGAATATGACCTGCGCAACGAGGTGGCGCAGTATCTGCGCGCCGCCCGCGCCGTGCAGTGCAGCCCCGAGCAGGTGGTCATCCTGTCCGGCGCCCAGCAGGCGATCGACCTGTCGCTCAGGGTGCTGCTCGACCCTGGCGATGAGGTCTGGATCGAGGATCCCAGCTATTTCGCGACACGCGCCGCGCTGGTCGCTGCCGGCGCCCGGCTGGTGCCGGTGCCGGTGGACGGCGAAGGGCTTGCGGTCCAGACCGGCCTCGCCCGCGCTCAGAAGGCGCGCGCCGCCTATGTCACGCCCTCGCACCAGTTCCCGACCGGCTCGGTCATGGCCATGTCGCGCCGCCTCGAGCTGATCACCTGGGCCGCGCAGAACGGCTCGTGGATCATCGAGGACGATTACGACAGCGAGTTCCGCTATGTCGGCCGGCCGCTCGCCTCGCTGCAGGGGCTCGATCGCGACGGCTGCGTGATCTATGTCGGCACACTGTCGAAGATCCTCTTTCCCGGCATCCGCCTCGGCTTCGCCGTCCTGCCGCACAGCCTGATCCCGGCCTTCACCGCGGCCCGCTTCCTTGCCGACCGCCAGCCGCCGACGCCGCACCAGACAATCGTCGCCGAATTCATGCGTCAGGGCTTCCTGACGAGCCATATCCGGCGCATGCGGCAGCGCTATCGCGACGCGCGCGACGTGGTCGTGGAATCGATCCGGCGCGAACTCGGCGATCTCGTCGAGATCGAGGAGCCGGAATGCGGCATCCAGCTCGTCATGCACTTCCGCGACGCGATCTCGGATCTCGCCGTTGCCGCCGAAGCCCGGCGCGACGGCGTCGTCACCAAGCCGGTCAGCCCGCTCTATCTCGAAGCGCCGGCGCGCAGCGGCCTCGTGCTCGGCTATTCCGGCTTCGACCCGCACCAGTTGCGCTCCGCGGCGGTACGCCTCGCCAGGGCGACGCTGAAAGTGGCGCGCGACCGGCATCAGGGCTGA
- the tetA gene encoding Tetracycline resistance protein, class C: MIRQHLVLLAAIAVSAVSQSSIFAVLPPLARDIGLSDIQIGAIASIAALCFVVSAPFLGGLGERLGRVPFIVVGLGVAVVTNLVYAAAILAGLAGALGATAVFAVLLGARIVLNISWGGMFPAAFAYVADATTGGRRSAGAALIGAAFGAGAILGPAIAWALTPLGSVAPFIGIAFLSLAALGAVLVGLADQRPARAAILAGAAEDDDLAGAAARLWPFLAIGLAGAMATVMIQQLTAFRLQDQLGLDAAGATRQAGLALTALAVATLAAQSLVVWAGGRSAPITLMAVGAALAAVGSLAFALAGQAAVPVRWLLPLQAAALALLGLGVGLILPSNAAAVMQATGERSQGCAAGLLNAALGAGTMAGPALGTMLYRLDAMLPFALAALLFAVGFAVAVGQRVVARA; encoded by the coding sequence ATGATCAGGCAGCATCTCGTCCTGCTGGCAGCCATTGCCGTCTCGGCCGTCAGTCAATCCTCGATCTTCGCCGTCCTGCCGCCGCTCGCCCGCGACATCGGGCTGTCGGACATCCAGATCGGTGCGATCGCATCGATCGCCGCCCTCTGTTTCGTCGTCTCAGCGCCGTTTCTCGGCGGCCTCGGCGAGCGCCTGGGCCGTGTGCCCTTCATCGTCGTCGGCCTTGGCGTGGCAGTCGTGACCAATCTCGTCTATGCCGCGGCCATTCTGGCGGGGCTTGCCGGCGCGCTCGGCGCGACTGCCGTCTTCGCCGTGCTGCTCGGCGCCCGCATCGTGCTCAATATCAGCTGGGGTGGAATGTTTCCGGCCGCCTTCGCCTATGTCGCCGATGCCACGACCGGCGGCCGGCGCAGCGCCGGCGCCGCGCTCATCGGGGCGGCCTTCGGTGCCGGTGCCATTCTCGGTCCGGCCATCGCCTGGGCCCTGACGCCGCTCGGATCCGTGGCGCCGTTCATCGGCATTGCCTTTCTCTCGCTCGCGGCCCTCGGTGCGGTTCTGGTCGGTCTTGCCGATCAGCGCCCGGCGAGAGCGGCGATCTTGGCCGGGGCGGCCGAGGATGACGATCTCGCCGGCGCTGCCGCCCGGCTCTGGCCGTTCCTGGCCATCGGCCTGGCCGGTGCCATGGCCACGGTCATGATCCAGCAGCTCACCGCCTTCAGGCTGCAGGACCAGCTCGGCCTCGACGCGGCTGGCGCGACGCGCCAGGCCGGGTTGGCGCTCACCGCTCTCGCGGTGGCGACGCTCGCCGCCCAGAGCCTCGTCGTCTGGGCCGGAGGCCGCTCGGCGCCCATCACGCTCATGGCGGTCGGCGCGGCTCTTGCCGCCGTCGGCAGCCTGGCCTTCGCCCTGGCCGGACAAGCCGCCGTGCCTGTCCGCTGGCTGCTGCCGCTCCAGGCGGCCGCCCTTGCTCTGCTCGGCCTTGGCGTCGGCCTGATTCTGCCGAGCAATGCGGCCGCCGTCATGCAGGCGACCGGCGAACGGTCGCAGGGGTGCGCCGCCGGTCTGCTCAACGCGGCGCTCGGTGCCGGCACCATGGCCGGCCCCGCGCTCGGAACCATGCTGTACCGGCTCGACGCCATGCTGCCTTTCGCGCTGGCGGCGCTGTTGTTCGCCGTCGGTTTCGCCGTCGCCGTCGGCCAGCGGGTCGTCGCACGAGCCTGA
- the yibF_2 gene encoding putative GST-like protein YibF: MKIYFSPASPFVRKVMVVAHELGCADRIEKLDSAAGPVARDARIRQSNPLGQVPTFFTDDGEALYDSRVICEYLDAQAGGRLFGSGAARWRLLTEQSLGDGLLDAALLIRYERVARPKELYWADWEKGQMGKIADALARLEALAPGLGGRVDIGTITFGCGLGYLDFRFPEFDWRKDHPAGAAWYQAFSQRPSMQATVPHA; encoded by the coding sequence ATGAAGATCTATTTCTCCCCCGCCTCGCCTTTCGTCCGCAAAGTGATGGTGGTCGCCCATGAACTCGGCTGCGCCGACCGGATCGAGAAACTCGACAGCGCTGCCGGTCCCGTGGCGCGCGATGCGCGGATCCGGCAGAGCAACCCGCTCGGCCAGGTGCCGACCTTCTTCACCGACGACGGCGAGGCGCTCTACGACAGCCGTGTGATCTGCGAATATCTCGATGCCCAGGCCGGCGGCCGACTGTTCGGCTCGGGCGCCGCACGCTGGCGCCTGCTCACCGAACAGTCGCTTGGCGACGGGCTGCTCGATGCCGCTCTCCTCATCCGCTATGAGCGCGTGGCAAGGCCCAAGGAACTCTATTGGGCGGACTGGGAAAAGGGCCAGATGGGCAAGATCGCCGACGCGCTCGCCCGGCTCGAAGCGCTTGCGCCCGGCCTCGGCGGCCGCGTCGATATCGGCACCATTACCTTCGGCTGCGGGCTCGGCTATCTCGACTTCCGCTTCCCCGAGTTCGACTGGCGCAAGGATCATCCCGCCGGCGCCGCCTGGTATCAGGCCTTCAGCCAGCGCCCATCGATGCAGGCGACGGTGCCGCACGCCTGA